A region of the Pantoea alfalfae genome:
CATGAAGGCATCGCTAATGCGCTGCGTCCGCTGCTGGCAGCGCATGGCGTCACGCTGGAGACCCGTGAGATTAGCTACGAAAGCTGGTATCAGGGCGACGCGGAAAGTGATATCTGGCTGGGCAGCGTGAACTTCACCCTGCCGCTGAATTATTCGCTGTTCGCGCAGCTTTATGAGATTCCGCTACTGCATCACTGTCTGCCGATCGACTGGCACGGCGATGCGGCCCGCTGGCGCGAAAAAACACTGCCGCTGGCCGAATGGAGCAAACAGCTGGTCGAAGAAGCCGGTCTGCATCCGCTGTTTCACCACTGGCTGCTGCTGGAAGGCCAGCGCAGCATGCGCGGTGTGCGGATGAATACCCTGGGCTGGTTTGATTTTAAATCGGCCTGGTTCGCGCCACCGGCGCTGTGACGCTTTCGCCCTGGCGCTGAAATGACTAGAATGTGACGTTCTCAACGGGGTGCGGCCTGCCACAAGCAAGCAGCTGAGAGAGACCCGTCGAACCTGATTCGGTTAATACCGACGTAGGGATTTGAGAGGCCTCTGTGCTCAGATCCTTTGCGACTCATCCCCTATTCTCCTGAAGGAGCGCAAAGTGTTAAACAAAGTTCTGCCGGTGCTGCTGTTACTCTCCGCCCCCGTTCTGGCGGCCAAGCCGGTTCTCACGGTCTACACCTACGACGCCTTCTCCGCCGACTGGGGCCCTGGCCCGGCGGTTAAAAAAGCCTTTGAAGCCCAGTGCAATTGCGAGCTGAAATTCGTCACGCTGGAAGATGGCGTCTCGCTGCTGAACCGCGTGCGCATGGAAGGCAAAAACAGTAAAGCGGATGTGGTGCTGGGGCTGGATAACAATCTGGTGCAGTCGGCGCAGAAAACCGGCCTGTTTGCCGAAAGTCAGGTCGACACCTCGACATTGAAACTGCCCGATGGCTGGCACAACACCACCTTCGTGCCGTTTGATTATGGCTACTTCGCGTTTGTCTATGACAAAACCCGGCTGAAGAATCCGCCAAAAAGCCTGAAAGAGCTGGTCGACAGCCCGGAGAAGTGGCGCGTGATCTACGAAGATCCCCGCACCAGCACGCCCGGATTAGGTCTATTGCTGTGGATGCAGAAAGTCTATGGCGATCAGGCACCGCAGGCATGGCAAAAGCTGGCACAGAAGACAGTGACGGTCACCAAAGGCTGGAGTGAAGCCTATGGCCTGTTCCTCAAGGGCGAAGGTGATCTGGTGCTGAGCTACACCACCTCTCCGGCTTACCACATCATCGAAGAGAAGAAAGAGAACTATGCCGCCGCGCCGTTTGCAGAGGGCCACTATCTGCAGGTTGAAGTTGCCGCGCAGTTAGCCAGCAGCAAACAGCCAGCGCTGGCGCAGCAGTTCATGAAGTTTATGGTCTCGCCTGACTTCCAGCGCACCATACCCACCGGCAACTGGATGTACCCGGTGATCGACACGCCGCTGCCTGCCGGTTTCGCGGCGCTCGACGTGCCTTCCACCGCCCTGCAGTTCTCGCCGGAAGAGGTTGCCAGCCAGCGCTCGGGCTGGATTAGCCAGTGGCAACGCGCCGTCAGCCGCTGATGCCGCGCTGGCTGATTCCCGGTTCCCTCGCCACAGCATTACTGACACTTGTGGCGTTTCTGGCCTTCGGTGCACTCTGGCGCGCCGCGCCGGACACGGACTTACGCGGCGTGCTGCAGGATGACTATCTGCATCACGTTATCGCATTCTCGTTTGCTCAGGCGCTGCTCTCCGCCCTGCTGTCGCTGCTGCCTGCGGTGCCGCTGGCGCGGGCGCTCTATCGACGTCGTTTCCCAGGCCGCCAGCTGCTGCTGCGCTTGTGCGCCATGACGCTGGTGCTGCCAGTACTGGTGGCGGTATTTGGGCTGCTAACCGTCTACGGTAGCAATGGCTGGCTGGCGCAGCTGTGCCAGCTGGCAGGGATCGATTACCACTTCTCTCCCTACGGTTTATCGGGCATTTTGCTGGCGCACGTCTTCTTTAACCTGCCGCTGGCGACCCGCCTGATGCTGCAGGCGCTCGAGAGCATTCCGGCGGAACAGCGTCAGCTGGCGGCACAGCTCGACCTGCGCGGCTGGCACCATTTTCGTCTGCTGGAGTGGCCATGGCTGCGGCGTCAGCTGCTGCCGACCGGCGCGCTGATCTTCATGCTCTGTTTCGCCAGCTTTGCTACCGTGCTCTCGCTGGGCGGCGGCCCGCAGGCGACGACCATTGAGCTGGCGATATTCCAGGCGCTGAGTTATGACTACGATCCCGGACGCGCTGCACTGCTGGCGCTGATCCAGCTTGGCTGCTGCGTAACGCTGGTGCTGCTCAGCCAGCGCTTCAGCAAGGCGATTCCCGCCGGAACCAGTCAGTTGAACGGCTGGCGCGATCCGCAGGATTCGCGCTGGGCGCAGCTGGTTGATGCGCTGCTGATCCTGCTGGCGCTGATCCTGCTGCTGCCTCCACTGGCGGCGGTCATCGTCGATGGTCTGCACGGCGGAGTGCGAGGCGCGCTGGCACAGCCTGCACTGTGGCAGGCCACGTTGACTTCATTGCGCATCGCCACCGGCGCCGGTCTGCTCTGTGTGGTGCTGACCATGATGCTGCTGTGGAGCAGCCGCGAGCTGCGCCTGCGTCAGCGCCCGGCGGCGGCAACCCTTATCGACACCAGCGGCATGCTGATTCTGGCGATGCCAGGCATCGTGCTCGCCACCGGCTTTTTCCTGTTGTTCAACGCCACCATCGGCCTGCCCGAGTCGGCCGACGGGCTGGTGATCTTTACCAATGCGCTGATCGCCATTCCCTATGCGCTGAAAGTGCTGGAAAACCCGATGCGGGATGTCGCAGAGCGCTATGGCAGACTCTGCGATTCTCTGGATATCCACGGCTGGAACCGGCTGCGGCTGATTGAGCTGCGGGCGCTGAAGCGTCCGCTGGCTCAGGCACTGGCCTTTGCCTGCGTGCTGTCGATTGGTGATTTTGGCGTGGTGGCGCTGTTTGGCAGCGCCGACTTCCGCACGCTGCCGTTCTACCTTTATCAGCAGATCGGCGCCTATCGCGGCGCAGATGGCGCGGTCACTGCCCTGCTGCTGCTGCTGCTCTGTTTGTTGCTGTTCACCCTGATGGAAAAATTACCAGACCGCCATGCTGACACTGAATAACCTCACGTACCTTTATCAGCATCTGCCGATGCGCTTTAGTCTCAACGCCACTCGCGGCGAGCGCATCGCGATCCTCGGCCCCAGCGGGGCCGGTAAAAGCACGCTGCTGAGCCTGATTGCCGGTTTCCTGCCGGTGAAACAGGGCACCCTGATGATTGACGGCCAGGAGCACACCCACAGCGTGCCGGCCAGACGGCCCGTGTCGATGCTGTTTCAGGAGAACAACCTGTTTCCGCACCTCAGCGTGCAGCAGAATATGGCGCTGGGGCTGCATCCGGGATTAAAACTCAGCACTGAGCAGCGTCAGCAATTGGCTGCGCTGGCCGATCAGGTGGGATTAGGCGATCTGCTTACCCGTCTGCCGGGCGAACTGTCGGGCGGACAGCGACAGCGCGTGGCGCTGGCACGCTGCCTGTTGCGTGATCGTCCGGTATTACTGCTGGATGAGCCTTTTTCTGCGCTGGACCCGGCGCTGCGCGGAGAGATGCTGCAACTGGTACGTTCGGTGTGTGAAGCGCGCAGCATCACGCTGCTGATGGTGTCGCACAGTCTGGAAGATGCCCAGCAGATTGCGCCGCGCAGCGTGGTGATTGTGGATGGACGGGTGTACTGGGATGGCGAAACCCGACAGCTGCTGTCGGGCGAGACGCGGGAGGCCGAGGTACTCGGTATCCCGCATCGTTAAGCATCAGGCGAAGAAAACCTGCCACAGCAGATGCCGGAAAACCGGCATCATCGGATGGAACTGAATGCCGACGAACGCCGAGACGGCGACCACCAGACCCAGCGGTCCTGCCCAGCGCAAACGCTCAGGCGGCAGCCAGGCCGTGGCCCAGTCGCGGCTCTTGCCGCTGCGCCACCAGCGCCAGCATAACCAGCCACCCAGCCAGATCAGCAGTGCTGCGCCGAGTAACAGCCATTTAAAGCTGCTCCCCTGCGCGGCTTTGGGCACATCGATCGCTACCCCCGCCAGAATACCGGGCAGCAGATAGAGCGGCGGCCAGAGAATGCAGCCAATAATGTTTGGCGGCAGAAATTTACGCACCGGCAGCTCCAGCATACCGGCCGCCAGTGGGATCAGCGGACGCGTAGGGCCTACAAATCGACCGACCAGAATCGTAAACATGCTGTGCTGATGCAGGGCGTGCTCGGTTTTATCCAGCAGGCCTTTATATTTTTGCAGATACTTCCAGCGATGCAGCGGCCCCTGGAATTTCCAGCCGATGCCGTAAGAGACCCAATCACCAATCAGACAGCCGGCAAAGCCCGCAGCCCAGGCAGGGTAAAGGCCAAGTTCGCCACTGCCGACCAGCGCGCCCAGACTGGCCATCATTACCGTACCTGGCAGCAACAGCCCGACCAGCGCCAGCGACTCCAGAAATGTCACCAGCGCAACGGCAAACAGCGCCCACTCCAGAGACTGCGTAATCAGTTGTTGAATCCAGGCTTCCATAATCATCCTTAGTAAAAGCAGAAGGCTGGATTGTCCAGAGCCAGCCACACAGCGTCAAGGCAAGAATTGTAGGACAATGTTGACAAAACTCAGTAACGGGAACTGTATAAATATCCATGGTATACTTAAGCGGTTTTCTCACCCCTGAATTGCTGAGTCCGGAGACCATCTGAATATGCCCCGCGCAGGTTTTCTGCTCACCCGCCACTGGCGCGACAGCCCGCATGGCAGCGAAATTATCCTCTGGCTTGCCACCGATGCCGGCGCGCAGCGCGTGGTGCTGCCGGTGCAGGAGTCTGTCGCGTTTATTCCTGAAGAATTTCAGGCGCAGGTCAGCGAATTACTTAAAGATGAACGTCAGTTTCGGATTCAGTCGCTAGCGCTGAAAGATTTCCGCCGCCGTCCGGTTTTTGGTCTCTATTGCCCGCAGAATCGTCAGCTACAGCGCATCGAAAAACGGCTGCGTGAACAGGGCATTCCGGTCTATGAGGCGGATATCCGTCCGCCGGAGCGCTACCTGATGGAGCGTTTTATTACCGCCCCGGTCTGGTTTGACGGCGAGCAGCACGGCGACAGCATGATTAATGCGCGGCTCAAACCTCATCCCGACTATCGCCCGCCGCTGAAATGGGTCTCGCTGGACATTGAAACCACGCAGCACGGCGAGCTTTACTGCATCGGGCTGGAGGGGTGCGGTCAGCGCCAGGTCTTTATGCTCGGCCCGCCAAACGGTGATGCCAGCATGCTGGATTTTGAGCTGATCTATCTCGACAGCCGCCCGCAACTGCTTGAAGCACTGAACCAGTGGTTTGCAGAGCATGACCCGGACGTGTTGATTGGCTGGAACGTGGTGCAGTTTGACCTGCGGGTGCTGCAAAAGCATGCCGATCGCTATGGTATTCCGTTGCGTCTTGGCCGCCAGCAGGCCGCGCTGGAGTGGCGTGAACATGGCTTCAAGCCCGGCGTTTTTTTCGCTCAGGCCAGCGGTCGGTTAATTATCGATGGCATCGACGCACTGAAATCGGCGTTCTGGGATTTCCCGTCGTTCAGCCTGGAGTCGGTGTCGCAACAGCTGCTGGGTGAAGGGAAAGCGATTGATAATCCCTGGCAGCGAATGGAGGAGATCAACTGGCGCTTTGCCAACGATAAACCGGCGCTGGCACGCTATAACCTGAAAGACTGCGAGCTGGTGACGCGCATTTTTCACAAAACCGCGATTATGCCGTTTCTGCTGGAACGCGCGGCGGTGAATGGCCTTGCGGTCGATCGCCACGGCGGTTCGGTGGCGGCCTTTGGTCATCTTTATATTCCGCGGATGCATCGCGCCGGATTTGTCGCCCCGAACATGGGTGATGTCGCCCCGGAAGCGAGTCCGGGCGGCTATGTGATGGATTCGCGCCCCGGCCTGTATGACTCGGTGCTGGTGCTGGATTACAAAAGCCTCTATCCGTCGATTATCCGCACCTTCCTGATCGACCCGGTGGGTCTGGTAGAGGGACTGGCCCATCCTGATGATGCCGATTCAGTCGAAGGTTTCCGCGAAGCGCGTTTTTCACGGCATACCCACTGTCTGCCCGCGATTGTTGAGCAGATCTGGCTGGGTCGTGAAGCGGCGAAAAAGCAGAACAACCAGCCGCTGTCTCAGGCACTGAAGATCATCATGAATGCCTTTTACGGCGTGCTGGGCACCAGCGCCTGCCGCTTCTTTGATCCGCGTCTCGCCTCCTCAATTACCCTGCGCGGTCACGCCATCATGCAGCAGACCCGCGCACTGATTGAGGCGGAAGGCTACGACGTTATCTATGGCGACACCGACTCCACGTTTGTCTGGCTGAAGTCCGCCCACAGCGAAGAGCAGGCCGCCGCGATTGGTCAGCAGCTGGTGCAGAAAGTGAATGCCTGGTGGCGAGCCCACCTGCAGCAAACCCAGGGGCTGACCAGCGCACTGGAACTGGAGTATGAAAGCCACTTCTGCCGCTTCCTGATGCCAACCATTCGCGGCGCGGAACAGGGCAGCAAGAAACGCTACGCCGGACTGATTCGTGACGCTGCCGGTGAGCGCATGGTCTTCAAGGGGCTGGAATCGGTACGAACCGACTGGACGCCGCTGGCCAAACAGTTTCAGCAGCAGCTCTACCATCGCATTTTTCACCGTGAGCCGTGGCAGGACTACATCCGCACGACCGTAGCGCAGTTGCTGGCCGGTGAACTCGACGATCAGCTGATCTACAAAAAGCGTCTGCGGCGGCCGCTGAATGAATATGAACGAAACGTGCCCCCGCATGTGCGTGCCGCCCGGCTGGCCGATGAGCAGAATCGTAAATTAAACCGGCCATTGCAGTACCAGAAGGGAGGCCGTATTCGTTACGTTATGGCGACGGCAGGTCCGGAACCACTGGAAGCGCGCCGCACGCCACTGGACTATGACCACTACGTGACGAAGCAACTTCAGCCGATCGCAGAGGGGATTCTGCCCTTTGTTGAAGGGGATTTTGCTACACTGATTACAGGGCAACTGGGGCTTTTTTGACAGGTGACGAACGCCCTGCCATCCAGTACCATAGCGCCCTTCCTGAAACTCACCGCTCTTACTCCCGCTCCAGATCTCGTTTGTCTGGCGGTAGCGCTATTGCCTGAGCTTTGGGAACACCTCTAAAAACGTTAAAATTTGAGCAAAAAAATATGGTTTTTACATTAGGTCAGCGCTGGATTAGTGATACGGAAAGTGAGCTGGGACTGGGCACCGTGGTGGCGATCGATACCCGCATGATTACCCTGCTGTTTCCGGCCACGGGGGAAAACCGCCTCTACGCCCGCAACGATTCGCCGGTTACCCGCGTCATCTTTAATCCGGGTGATACCATCACCAGTCACGAAGGCTGGCAGATGCGCGTCGATGAAGTACGCAACGAAAATGACCTGATGACCTATATCGGTACCCGGCTGGACACCGAAGAAAGCGACGTGATGCTGCGCGAAGTCATGCTCGACAGCAAGCTGGTGTTCAGTAAGCCGCAGGATCGCCTGTTTGCCGGCCAGCTTGACCGGATGGATCGTTTCGCCCTCCGCTTCCGCGCCCGTAAATACCAGAGCGAGCAATATCGTCTGCCTATCAGCGGCTTACGCGGTATGCGCACCAACCTGATCCCTCACCAGTTGCATATCGCCCATGATGTGGGTCGCCGCCATGCGCCGCGCGTGCTGCTGGCCGATGAAGTTGGCCTGGGTAAAACCATTGAAGCCGGGATGATCATCCAGCAGCAGCTGCTGGCGGGTCGTGCTGAGCGTGTCCTGATCGTGGTGCCTGAAACCTTACAGCACCAGTGGCTGGTCGAAATGCTGCGCCGCTTCAACCTGCGCTTTGCGCTGTTTGATGACGATCGCTATACCGAAGCGCAGCACGACAGTGACAACCCGTTTGAAACGGAGCAGCTGATTATCTGCTCGCTGGACTTTGTGCGCCGTAACAAACAGCGCCTTGAGATGCTGGCCGATGCCGAATGGGATCTGCTGGTGGTGGATGAAGCGCACCATCTGGCCTGGTCAGAAGGCGAGCCAAGCCGCGAATATCAGGTTATCGAAAAGCTGGCGGAGAAAACTGCTGGCGTTCTGCTGCTGACTGCAACACCAGAACAGCTGGGTATGGAGAGCCACTTCGCCCGTCTGCGCCTGCTCGACCCGGACCGTTTCCATGACTTTGCCGCCTTTGTTGAAGAGCAGCAGCATTTCCGCCCGATTGCCGATGCTGTCACAGCACTGCTGGCAGACAAGGCAATCTCCCAGGAGGAGATGAACCGAATCAACGATCTGGTCGGCGAGCAGGACATTGAGCCGCTGCTACAGGTCGCCAACAGCGATCGTGACGGCAAGCTGGAAGCGCGTCAGGAGCTGATATCCATGCTGATGGACCGCCACGGCACCAGTCGCGTACTGTTCCGAAACACCCGTAATGGAGTTAAAGGCTTCCCGAAACGCGAACTGCATCAGATCCGCCTGCCGCTGCCAGCGCAGTATCAGACGGCGATTAAAGTTTCCGGCATCATGGGCGCGCGCAAAAGCGCAGAAGAGCGGGCGCGTGACCTGCTCTACCCGGAACAGATTTATCAGGAATTTGAAGGTGACAGCGGCACCTGGTGGAACTTCGATCCGCGCGTGGAATGGCTGATGGGCTATCTCACCACTAACCGTAAAGAGAAGGTGCTGGTGATCTGTGCCAAAGCGGCCACCGCGCTGCAGCTGGAGCAGGTACTGCGCGAGCGCGAAGGTATCCGCGCCGCGGTGTTCCACGAGGGGCTGTCGATCATTGAGCGCGACCGCGCCGCGGCCTGGTTTGCCTCAGAAGAGAACGGCGCTCAGGTGCTGCTTTGCTCTGAGATCGGTTCAGAGGGCCGCAACTTCCAGTTTGCCAGCCGTCTGGTGATGTTCGACCTGCCGTTTAACCCGGACCTGCTGGAACAGCGTATCGGTCGTCTGGATCGTATCGGTCAGGCGCACGACATTCAGGTTCTGGTACCGTGGCTGGAGCAGACCGCACAGGCGGTGCTGCTGCGCTGGTATCACGAAGGGCTGGACGCGTTTGAACACACCTGCCCGACCGGCCGCACCATCTATGACAGCGTTCATTCACAGCTGATCGGCTATCTGGCCGCGCCGGAAAACAATGAAGGCTTCGATGCGTTTATCACTGACTGCCGTAAACAGCACGACGCGCTGAAATCGCAGCTGGAACAGGGTCGTGATCGCCTGCTGGAGCTGAACTCTAACGGGGGTGAATCGGCGCAGTTGCTGGCCAATGCCATCAGCGAGCAGGATAACGACACCGGCCTGGTGAACTTCGCGCTCAACCTCTTTGATATCGTCGGCATCAATCAGGAAGATCGCAGCGATAATCTGATTGTGCTGACCCCTTCCGACCACATGCTGGTGCCTGATTTCCCTGGTTTGCCGGAAGATGGCTGCACCATCACCTTTAACCGCGATCAGGCGCTGTCGCGCGAGGATACCCAGTTTATTACCTGGGAACACCCGCTGATTCGTAACGGACTGGATCTGATCCTGTCAGGCGATACCGGCAGCAGCGCACTGTCACTACTTAAGAACAAGGCGCTGCC
Encoded here:
- the thiQ gene encoding thiamine ABC transporter ATP-binding protein ThiQ, which produces MLTLNNLTYLYQHLPMRFSLNATRGERIAILGPSGAGKSTLLSLIAGFLPVKQGTLMIDGQEHTHSVPARRPVSMLFQENNLFPHLSVQQNMALGLHPGLKLSTEQRQQLAALADQVGLGDLLTRLPGELSGGQRQRVALARCLLRDRPVLLLDEPFSALDPALRGEMLQLVRSVCEARSITLLMVSHSLEDAQQIAPRSVVIVDGRVYWDGETRQLLSGETREAEVLGIPHR
- the thiP gene encoding thiamine/thiamine pyrophosphate ABC transporter permease ThiP encodes the protein MATRRQPLMPRWLIPGSLATALLTLVAFLAFGALWRAAPDTDLRGVLQDDYLHHVIAFSFAQALLSALLSLLPAVPLARALYRRRFPGRQLLLRLCAMTLVLPVLVAVFGLLTVYGSNGWLAQLCQLAGIDYHFSPYGLSGILLAHVFFNLPLATRLMLQALESIPAEQRQLAAQLDLRGWHHFRLLEWPWLRRQLLPTGALIFMLCFASFATVLSLGGGPQATTIELAIFQALSYDYDPGRAALLALIQLGCCVTLVLLSQRFSKAIPAGTSQLNGWRDPQDSRWAQLVDALLILLALILLLPPLAAVIVDGLHGGVRGALAQPALWQATLTSLRIATGAGLLCVVLTMMLLWSSRELRLRQRPAAATLIDTSGMLILAMPGIVLATGFFLLFNATIGLPESADGLVIFTNALIAIPYALKVLENPMRDVAERYGRLCDSLDIHGWNRLRLIELRALKRPLAQALAFACVLSIGDFGVVALFGSADFRTLPFYLYQQIGAYRGADGAVTALLLLLLCLLLFTLMEKLPDRHADTE
- the polB gene encoding DNA polymerase II; amino-acid sequence: MNMPRAGFLLTRHWRDSPHGSEIILWLATDAGAQRVVLPVQESVAFIPEEFQAQVSELLKDERQFRIQSLALKDFRRRPVFGLYCPQNRQLQRIEKRLREQGIPVYEADIRPPERYLMERFITAPVWFDGEQHGDSMINARLKPHPDYRPPLKWVSLDIETTQHGELYCIGLEGCGQRQVFMLGPPNGDASMLDFELIYLDSRPQLLEALNQWFAEHDPDVLIGWNVVQFDLRVLQKHADRYGIPLRLGRQQAALEWREHGFKPGVFFAQASGRLIIDGIDALKSAFWDFPSFSLESVSQQLLGEGKAIDNPWQRMEEINWRFANDKPALARYNLKDCELVTRIFHKTAIMPFLLERAAVNGLAVDRHGGSVAAFGHLYIPRMHRAGFVAPNMGDVAPEASPGGYVMDSRPGLYDSVLVLDYKSLYPSIIRTFLIDPVGLVEGLAHPDDADSVEGFREARFSRHTHCLPAIVEQIWLGREAAKKQNNQPLSQALKIIMNAFYGVLGTSACRFFDPRLASSITLRGHAIMQQTRALIEAEGYDVIYGDTDSTFVWLKSAHSEEQAAAIGQQLVQKVNAWWRAHLQQTQGLTSALELEYESHFCRFLMPTIRGAEQGSKKRYAGLIRDAAGERMVFKGLESVRTDWTPLAKQFQQQLYHRIFHREPWQDYIRTTVAQLLAGELDDQLIYKKRLRRPLNEYERNVPPHVRAARLADEQNRKLNRPLQYQKGGRIRYVMATAGPEPLEARRTPLDYDHYVTKQLQPIAEGILPFVEGDFATLITGQLGLF
- a CDS encoding DedA family protein gives rise to the protein MEAWIQQLITQSLEWALFAVALVTFLESLALVGLLLPGTVMMASLGALVGSGELGLYPAWAAGFAGCLIGDWVSYGIGWKFQGPLHRWKYLQKYKGLLDKTEHALHQHSMFTILVGRFVGPTRPLIPLAAGMLELPVRKFLPPNIIGCILWPPLYLLPGILAGVAIDVPKAAQGSSFKWLLLGAALLIWLGGWLCWRWWRSGKSRDWATAWLPPERLRWAGPLGLVVAVSAFVGIQFHPMMPVFRHLLWQVFFA
- the rapA gene encoding RNA polymerase-associated protein RapA, with translation MVFTLGQRWISDTESELGLGTVVAIDTRMITLLFPATGENRLYARNDSPVTRVIFNPGDTITSHEGWQMRVDEVRNENDLMTYIGTRLDTEESDVMLREVMLDSKLVFSKPQDRLFAGQLDRMDRFALRFRARKYQSEQYRLPISGLRGMRTNLIPHQLHIAHDVGRRHAPRVLLADEVGLGKTIEAGMIIQQQLLAGRAERVLIVVPETLQHQWLVEMLRRFNLRFALFDDDRYTEAQHDSDNPFETEQLIICSLDFVRRNKQRLEMLADAEWDLLVVDEAHHLAWSEGEPSREYQVIEKLAEKTAGVLLLTATPEQLGMESHFARLRLLDPDRFHDFAAFVEEQQHFRPIADAVTALLADKAISQEEMNRINDLVGEQDIEPLLQVANSDRDGKLEARQELISMLMDRHGTSRVLFRNTRNGVKGFPKRELHQIRLPLPAQYQTAIKVSGIMGARKSAEERARDLLYPEQIYQEFEGDSGTWWNFDPRVEWLMGYLTTNRKEKVLVICAKAATALQLEQVLREREGIRAAVFHEGLSIIERDRAAAWFASEENGAQVLLCSEIGSEGRNFQFASRLVMFDLPFNPDLLEQRIGRLDRIGQAHDIQVLVPWLEQTAQAVLLRWYHEGLDAFEHTCPTGRTIYDSVHSQLIGYLAAPENNEGFDAFITDCRKQHDALKSQLEQGRDRLLELNSNGGESAQLLANAISEQDNDTGLVNFALNLFDIVGINQEDRSDNLIVLTPSDHMLVPDFPGLPEDGCTITFNRDQALSREDTQFITWEHPLIRNGLDLILSGDTGSSALSLLKNKALPVGTLLVELIYVVEAQAPKHLQLTRFLPPTPIRLLMDTKGTNLAGKVEFESFNRQLNAVNRHTASKLVNAVQQDVHAILTQAEESVVSEARAVIDAARAEANEKLGAELSRLNALKAVNPNIRDDEVEALESNREQVLESLDQANWRLDALRLIVVTHQ
- the thiB gene encoding thiamine ABC transporter substrate binding subunit, whose product is MLNKVLPVLLLLSAPVLAAKPVLTVYTYDAFSADWGPGPAVKKAFEAQCNCELKFVTLEDGVSLLNRVRMEGKNSKADVVLGLDNNLVQSAQKTGLFAESQVDTSTLKLPDGWHNTTFVPFDYGYFAFVYDKTRLKNPPKSLKELVDSPEKWRVIYEDPRTSTPGLGLLLWMQKVYGDQAPQAWQKLAQKTVTVTKGWSEAYGLFLKGEGDLVLSYTTSPAYHIIEEKKENYAAAPFAEGHYLQVEVAAQLASSKQPALAQQFMKFMVSPDFQRTIPTGNWMYPVIDTPLPAGFAALDVPSTALQFSPEEVASQRSGWISQWQRAVSR